Proteins co-encoded in one Maridesulfovibrio ferrireducens genomic window:
- a CDS encoding 16S rRNA (uracil(1498)-N(3))-methyltransferase: protein MSRLNSFYISPENWIAPFVLEGSEARHMCKVLRTREGDTVRLFDGLGRDGIFTVDEISKSRATLQLVSESVQNDSRGLTLAIGWNKSNRRNWLLEKSVELQARGLIFFQGEFSQGKVPEVPKETWHDKNIAAAKQCGNVWLPKLETVPGSIENLIEKSKEFSNKIILWEKAEKEAVPDYGVFAEESTLAVIGPEGGFSPHEAELLLNNGFKKCSLGDSILRWETAALLCLGAGYLEKQKQSL from the coding sequence ATGTCCCGCCTAAATTCATTTTATATCTCCCCCGAAAATTGGATTGCCCCTTTTGTTCTTGAAGGTAGCGAAGCCCGCCATATGTGCAAAGTTCTTCGTACACGCGAAGGTGATACTGTGCGTCTTTTTGATGGACTGGGTAGAGATGGAATTTTTACAGTCGATGAAATTTCTAAAAGCCGCGCAACCTTACAACTTGTAAGCGAAAGTGTTCAGAACGATTCGCGTGGACTAACTCTTGCGATCGGCTGGAATAAATCAAACAGAAGAAATTGGCTGCTTGAAAAAAGTGTTGAACTTCAAGCTCGTGGTCTTATTTTTTTTCAGGGCGAATTCAGTCAGGGCAAGGTTCCTGAAGTTCCTAAAGAGACCTGGCATGATAAAAATATTGCCGCAGCGAAACAATGCGGAAATGTTTGGCTGCCAAAACTTGAAACAGTGCCCGGATCTATTGAAAATCTGATTGAAAAATCCAAAGAGTTCTCTAATAAAATTATTTTATGGGAAAAAGCTGAAAAAGAAGCTGTGCCCGACTATGGTGTTTTTGCAGAAGAATCAACTCTGGCAGTAATAGGCCCAGAAGGCGGATTCAGTCCGCATGAAGCCGAACTGTTGTTGAACAACGGATTTAAAAAATGCAGTCTCGGAGATAGTATTTTACGATGGGAAACTGCGGCTCTCCTTTGTCTTGGAGCTGGATACCTTGAAAAACAAAAACAATCCCTCTAA
- the lysA gene encoding diaminopimelate decarboxylase, which translates to MHHFEFKNNELFAENVNISELAKEYGTPLYVYSAATFRRHFEAFDSAFNGLDHLTCYSVKANSNLSVLKLLAEMGAGMDIVSGGELFRALKAGVPANRIVYSGVGKKAYEIAEALKADILMFNVESVAELHRINEVATSMNKTARVSFRINPDVDPQTHPYISTGMKKNKFGLDMDTALTAYKTAKELSNIEPIGMDCHIGSQLTSIDPFLEALSKLLAFKEKLSSMGIEIEHLDLGGGLGITYDDEQPPHPKEFGEALTKALEGQKIKVILEPGRVIAGNAGILVTEVIYTKSTPTKNFLIVDAGMNDLIRPSLYQSFHNISEVVKNERPKVEVDVVGPICESGDFIARDRELPEVKQGELLAVYSAGAYGFTMSSNYNSRLRAAEVIVDGDDIIVARRRETYEDLLNLES; encoded by the coding sequence ATGCATCATTTTGAATTTAAGAATAATGAACTTTTCGCAGAAAACGTAAATATTTCTGAACTGGCTAAAGAATACGGAACCCCGCTTTATGTCTATTCGGCTGCAACATTCCGTAGACATTTTGAAGCGTTTGATTCAGCGTTTAACGGTTTGGATCATCTCACCTGCTACTCTGTCAAAGCTAATTCTAATTTGAGTGTGCTCAAACTATTAGCTGAGATGGGTGCTGGAATGGATATTGTTTCCGGCGGTGAACTATTCAGAGCGCTTAAAGCCGGAGTTCCTGCAAACCGTATTGTTTATTCCGGTGTCGGTAAAAAAGCATATGAAATTGCTGAAGCTCTTAAAGCAGATATTTTAATGTTCAATGTCGAGTCCGTAGCTGAACTTCACAGAATCAATGAAGTTGCAACATCCATGAACAAGACCGCCCGAGTCAGTTTCCGTATCAACCCAGACGTTGATCCGCAAACACATCCTTACATTTCTACCGGAATGAAAAAGAATAAATTCGGCCTTGATATGGATACAGCTCTTACCGCCTACAAAACCGCTAAAGAACTGTCCAACATCGAGCCTATCGGCATGGATTGCCATATCGGATCACAACTCACAAGTATCGATCCTTTCCTTGAAGCTCTCAGTAAGTTGTTGGCATTTAAAGAAAAACTTTCCAGTATGGGTATTGAGATTGAACATCTTGACCTTGGTGGCGGACTCGGAATCACTTATGATGACGAACAGCCTCCCCACCCTAAAGAATTCGGTGAAGCTTTAACAAAAGCTCTCGAAGGTCAAAAAATAAAAGTTATTCTCGAGCCTGGAAGAGTTATCGCCGGAAACGCCGGAATACTGGTGACAGAAGTTATTTATACCAAAAGTACGCCTACAAAGAATTTCCTTATCGTAGACGCAGGAATGAATGACCTCATCCGCCCTTCACTTTATCAGTCTTTTCACAACATCTCTGAAGTTGTGAAAAACGAACGTCCTAAAGTTGAAGTTGATGTCGTCGGTCCTATTTGTGAATCAGGTGATTTTATTGCCCGGGATCGTGAGCTTCCTGAAGTTAAACAGGGAGAACTTCTCGCCGTATACTCTGCCGGTGCCTATGGATTTACGATGTCATCAAACTACAACTCTCGCCTCAGAGCCGCTGAAGTTATTGTTGATGGAGATGATATTATTGTTGCACGCAGAAGAGAGACATACGAAGATCTTCTTAATCTTGAATCTTAA